In one Dama dama isolate Ldn47 chromosome 5, ASM3311817v1, whole genome shotgun sequence genomic region, the following are encoded:
- the RSRC2 gene encoding arginine/serine-rich coiled-coil protein 2 isoform X3 — MIRTNFFLKQARRHESKDKSSKKHKSEEHNDKEHSSDKGRERLNSSENGEDRHKRKERKSSRGRSHSRSRSRERRHRSRSRERKKSRSRSRDRKKSRSRSRERKKSRSRSRERKRRIRSRSRSRSRHRHRSRSRSRTRSRSRDRKKRIEKPRRFSRSLSRTPSPPPFRGRNTAMDAQEALARRLERAKKLQEQREKEMVEKQKQQEIAAAAAATGGSVLNVAALLASGTQVTPQIAMAAQMAALQAKALAETGIAVPSYYNPAAVNPMKFAEQEKKRKMLWQGKKEGDKSQSAEIWEKLNFGNKDQNVKFRKLMGIKSEDEAGCSSVDEESYKTLKQQEEVFRNLDAQYEMARSQTHTQRGMGLGFTSSMRGMDAV, encoded by the exons AACCAACTTCTTCTTAAAACAGGCAAGAAGACATGAATCCAAAGATAAGTCATCTAAGAAACACAAGTCTGAGGAACATAATGACAAAGAGCATTCTTCTGATAAAGGAAGAGAGCGGCTAAATTCATCTGAAAATGGTGAGGACAGACACAAAcgcaaagaaagaaaatcatcaagaggCAGAAGTCACTCAAGGTCTAGGTCTCGTGAAAG GCGTCATCGTAGTAGAAGCAGAGAGCGGAAGAAGTCAAGATCCAGGAGTAGGGATAGGAAGAAGTCAAGATccagaagcagagagaggaagaaatcaCGATCCAGAAGCAGGGAAAGAAAACGTCGGATCCGATCTCGTTCCCGCTCAAGATCAAGACACAGGCATAGGAGTAGAAGCAGGAGTAGGACAAGGAGTAGAAGTCG AGATAGGAAGAAGAGAATTGAAAAACCAAGAAGATTTAGCAGAAGTTTAAGCCGAACTCCTAGTCCACCTCCCTTTAGAGGCAGAAACACAGCAATGGATGCACAAGAAGCTTTAGCTCGGAG GTTGGAAAGGGCAAAGAAATTAcaagaacagagagaaaaggaaatggttgaaaaacaaaaacaacaggaaaTAGCTGCAG CAGCTGCCGCTACTGGAGGTTCTGTTCTCAATGTTGCTGCCCTCTTGGCGTCAGGAACACAAGTAACTCCTCAGATAGCTATGGCAGCTCAGATGGCAGCCTTGCAGGCAAAAGCTTTGGCAGAGACCGGAATAGCTGTACCTAGCTATTACAACCCCGCAGCTGTGAATCCAATGAAATTTGctgaacaagagaaaaaaaggaaaatgctatGGCAAGGCAAGAAAGAAGGA GACAAATCCCAGTCTGCTGAAATATGGGAGAAATTGAATTTTGGAAACAAGGACCAAAATGTCAAATTTAGGAAATTAATGGGTATTAAG AGTGAAGATGAAGCTGGATGTAGCTCTGTTGATGAAGAAAGTTACAAGACACTGAAACAGCAGGAAGAAGTGTTTAGAAATCTAGATGCTCAGTATGAAATGGCAAGATCACAAACCCACACACAGAGAGGAATGGGTTTGGGTTTCACATCATCAATGCGAGGAATGGACGCAGTTTGA
- the RSRC2 gene encoding arginine/serine-rich coiled-coil protein 2 isoform X4, whose amino-acid sequence MIRTNFFLKQARRHESKDKSSKKHKSEEHNDKEHSSDKGRERLNSSENGEDRHKRKERKSSRGRSHSRSRSRERRHRSRSRERKKSRSRSRDRKKSRSRSRERKKSRSRSRERKRRIRSRSRSRSRHRHRSRSRSRTRSRSRDRKKRIEKPRRFSRSLSRTPSPPPFRGRNTAMDAQEALARRLERAKKLQEQREKEMVEKQKQQEIAAAAATGGSVLNVAALLASGTQVTPQIAMAAQMAALQAKALAETGIAVPSYYNPAAVNPMKFAEQEKKRKMLWQGKKEGDKSQSAEIWEKLNFGNKDQNVKFRKLMGIKSEDEAGCSSVDEESYKTLKQQEEVFRNLDAQYEMARSQTHTQRGMGLGFTSSMRGMDAV is encoded by the exons AACCAACTTCTTCTTAAAACAGGCAAGAAGACATGAATCCAAAGATAAGTCATCTAAGAAACACAAGTCTGAGGAACATAATGACAAAGAGCATTCTTCTGATAAAGGAAGAGAGCGGCTAAATTCATCTGAAAATGGTGAGGACAGACACAAAcgcaaagaaagaaaatcatcaagaggCAGAAGTCACTCAAGGTCTAGGTCTCGTGAAAG GCGTCATCGTAGTAGAAGCAGAGAGCGGAAGAAGTCAAGATCCAGGAGTAGGGATAGGAAGAAGTCAAGATccagaagcagagagaggaagaaatcaCGATCCAGAAGCAGGGAAAGAAAACGTCGGATCCGATCTCGTTCCCGCTCAAGATCAAGACACAGGCATAGGAGTAGAAGCAGGAGTAGGACAAGGAGTAGAAGTCG AGATAGGAAGAAGAGAATTGAAAAACCAAGAAGATTTAGCAGAAGTTTAAGCCGAACTCCTAGTCCACCTCCCTTTAGAGGCAGAAACACAGCAATGGATGCACAAGAAGCTTTAGCTCGGAG GTTGGAAAGGGCAAAGAAATTAcaagaacagagagaaaaggaaatggttgaaaaacaaaaacaacaggaaaTAGCTGCAG CTGCCGCTACTGGAGGTTCTGTTCTCAATGTTGCTGCCCTCTTGGCGTCAGGAACACAAGTAACTCCTCAGATAGCTATGGCAGCTCAGATGGCAGCCTTGCAGGCAAAAGCTTTGGCAGAGACCGGAATAGCTGTACCTAGCTATTACAACCCCGCAGCTGTGAATCCAATGAAATTTGctgaacaagagaaaaaaaggaaaatgctatGGCAAGGCAAGAAAGAAGGA GACAAATCCCAGTCTGCTGAAATATGGGAGAAATTGAATTTTGGAAACAAGGACCAAAATGTCAAATTTAGGAAATTAATGGGTATTAAG AGTGAAGATGAAGCTGGATGTAGCTCTGTTGATGAAGAAAGTTACAAGACACTGAAACAGCAGGAAGAAGTGTTTAGAAATCTAGATGCTCAGTATGAAATGGCAAGATCACAAACCCACACACAGAGAGGAATGGGTTTGGGTTTCACATCATCAATGCGAGGAATGGACGCAGTTTGA